From a region of the Paenibacillus segetis genome:
- the kdpB gene encoding potassium-transporting ATPase subunit KdpB: MSTLKRKKLLTGPILLSAVKDSFIKLNPVTLMKNPVMFVVEIGTIIVLLMVLAPGYFNAEKSMGFNITVLFILLFTVLFANFAEALAEGRGKAQADSLKKTKQDITANKLVGTVLKTVSSSELRKGDFVIVSQGELIPGDGEVIEGLASVDESAITGESAPVIKEAGGDFNSVTGGTRVVSDEIKVRITSDPGESFLDRMISLVEGAKRQKTPNEIALNTLLISLTIIFLIVVVTLRPIADYLGIELDIPVLIALLVCLIPTTIGGLLSAIGIAGMDRVTQFNVLAMSGKAVEVAGDINTMILDKTGTITFGNRMASEFVPVGNETTAELTAWAAISSLKDETPEGRSVIELAKKLECSYDASLGDGGEFVEFKAETRMSGIDLRDGRCVRKGAVDSVKKWVLSNGGQIPDNLDSNSDAIARLGGTPLAVAVDNRIYGLIYLKDTVKPGMKERFEEMRSMGIKTIMCTGDNPLTAATIAREAGVDDYIAESTPEDKIAVIRREQNEGKLVAMTGDGTNDAPALAQADVGLAMNSGTTAAKEAANMVDLDSDPSKIIEVVAIGKQLLMTRGALTTFSIANDIAKYFAIIPAMFTLAIPEMEALNVMGLGSPSSAILSALIFNAIIIPLLIPLAMKGVSYKAMSSTKLLSRNILIYGLGGVIVPFVGIKLIDMIVSVWI, encoded by the coding sequence ATGAGTACTTTAAAAAGAAAAAAGCTGCTGACCGGACCCATACTCCTAAGCGCTGTTAAGGATAGTTTTATTAAGCTTAATCCGGTAACTCTGATGAAGAATCCAGTGATGTTCGTCGTTGAGATCGGGACAATTATTGTTTTGCTCATGGTGTTGGCACCGGGATACTTTAACGCCGAAAAATCGATGGGCTTTAATATTACCGTGTTGTTCATCCTGTTGTTCACTGTACTGTTCGCTAACTTTGCTGAAGCGTTAGCTGAAGGACGCGGGAAGGCTCAGGCCGACTCGCTCAAGAAGACGAAACAAGATATTACAGCTAATAAATTGGTGGGAACGGTACTGAAGACTGTATCTTCCTCCGAGCTCCGCAAAGGAGATTTCGTTATCGTCAGCCAAGGTGAATTAATTCCTGGTGATGGCGAGGTTATAGAAGGCTTAGCTTCCGTGGATGAATCAGCTATTACTGGTGAATCGGCGCCCGTAATTAAAGAAGCTGGTGGTGACTTTAACTCCGTCACAGGGGGTACACGGGTTGTTAGTGATGAGATTAAAGTGCGAATTACAAGCGATCCTGGTGAATCGTTTCTAGATCGGATGATCTCCTTAGTAGAAGGGGCCAAACGCCAAAAAACACCGAATGAAATCGCACTGAATACGCTCCTAATCAGTCTGACAATTATCTTTTTGATTGTAGTAGTTACCTTGCGCCCGATTGCGGACTATCTAGGTATTGAACTGGATATTCCTGTTCTGATAGCCTTATTAGTCTGCTTGATTCCAACAACGATCGGCGGACTACTCTCAGCGATTGGTATTGCAGGTATGGACCGAGTTACGCAGTTTAACGTGTTGGCCATGTCGGGGAAGGCCGTTGAGGTGGCTGGTGATATCAATACGATGATCTTAGACAAGACAGGTACGATTACATTTGGTAACCGGATGGCGAGTGAATTTGTTCCAGTAGGGAATGAAACGACAGCTGAACTTACCGCATGGGCGGCGATTAGCTCCTTGAAGGATGAGACTCCTGAAGGACGATCGGTCATTGAATTAGCTAAAAAGCTGGAATGTAGCTATGACGCTAGTCTTGGAGATGGCGGGGAATTCGTAGAGTTTAAGGCGGAGACGCGGATGAGTGGTATAGATCTGCGTGACGGTCGCTGCGTTCGTAAGGGGGCGGTAGACTCCGTGAAGAAATGGGTATTGTCTAATGGCGGACAGATACCAGATAACCTAGATAGTAACTCAGATGCCATTGCTAGGTTAGGGGGAACCCCACTTGCTGTTGCGGTAGACAACCGGATTTATGGACTCATTTATTTAAAAGATACCGTGAAGCCTGGCATGAAGGAACGTTTTGAAGAGATGCGCTCGATGGGGATCAAGACGATTATGTGTACGGGTGACAATCCGCTAACCGCAGCGACCATAGCTCGTGAAGCTGGTGTAGATGATTACATTGCTGAAAGTACTCCGGAGGACAAAATTGCAGTCATTCGTCGTGAACAAAACGAAGGGAAACTGGTCGCTATGACTGGGGACGGTACAAATGATGCTCCTGCTTTGGCGCAGGCCGATGTTGGTCTAGCGATGAACAGCGGGACAACGGCTGCCAAAGAAGCGGCGAATATGGTCGATCTAGATTCGGATCCTTCGAAAATTATTGAGGTTGTTGCTATCGGTAAGCAGTTACTTATGACACGGGGAGCTTTGACTACCTTTAGTATTGCGAATGATATTGCCAAGTATTTTGCTATTATTCCAGCGATGTTCACGCTGGCTATACCTGAGATGGAAGCCTTAAATGTGATGGGACTTGGATCTCCGAGCTCGGCGATTCTTTCGGCGTTGATTTTTAATGCCATTATTATCCCATTGCTAATCCCTCTTGCAATGAAAGGTGTTTCGTATAAAGCAATGAGTTCTACTAAGCTGCTCAGCCGAAATATTTTGATCTACGGACTCGGTGGAGTCATTGTTCCTTTCGTGGGCATCAAGCTCATTGATATGATTGTCAGTGTATGGATATAA
- a CDS encoding ABC transporter permease, which translates to MFLALREMRHSKVRYIFIVVIMLLVSFLVLFVTGLAKGLADANISAIQSMPNNHFVLQGDAEQKFRRSQLGEDDLNKVRSLVGEEKATPIAMQMSTITVDDLDSKSDVTFFAVDMAGALSPKVVEGEKVTNEENGNVVVDSTLVESGLKIGSTIKDQMTGMTLTVTGFVDNQSYSHTPVVYMNIHDWQAMKAKMSMDPEVLKSSLFNAIALNVTSDQVTQLSDELSSMEVVTQKQAISNIPGYAEEQKSLLMMIAFLYVIGALVLAVFFYVITIQKTSQFGILKAMGTKTAYLARSVVGQVLILSIISLSLSLLLTWGVNSVLPESMPFQMNLSTALSTSGLFVGMSLLGSLISVTQVAKVDALEAIGRVGA; encoded by the coding sequence ATGTTCTTAGCATTAAGAGAAATGCGCCACTCGAAGGTTAGATACATTTTTATTGTAGTTATTATGTTATTAGTCTCTTTTCTTGTTCTGTTCGTAACCGGACTTGCGAAGGGGTTAGCAGACGCTAATATTTCAGCTATCCAAAGCATGCCAAATAATCATTTCGTATTACAGGGGGATGCGGAGCAAAAGTTCAGACGTTCTCAACTGGGCGAAGATGATTTGAATAAGGTCCGTTCGTTGGTGGGAGAAGAGAAGGCGACACCTATTGCCATGCAAATGAGTACCATCACAGTTGATGACCTTGATTCGAAAAGTGATGTTACTTTCTTTGCAGTAGATATGGCGGGGGCACTTTCACCGAAAGTTGTGGAAGGGGAAAAAGTCACTAATGAAGAAAATGGCAATGTCGTTGTAGATTCTACGTTGGTCGAGTCGGGCTTGAAAATTGGCAGTACCATTAAGGATCAAATGACAGGTATGACATTGACCGTTACAGGCTTTGTTGACAATCAGTCTTATAGTCATACTCCGGTTGTATATATGAATATTCATGACTGGCAGGCGATGAAGGCGAAGATGTCTATGGACCCTGAGGTACTTAAATCTTCATTATTCAATGCGATCGCTTTAAATGTTACATCTGATCAAGTAACGCAGCTATCTGATGAACTTAGCTCAATGGAAGTGGTTACCCAGAAGCAAGCTATTTCAAATATTCCGGGATACGCAGAAGAGCAAAAATCACTCTTGATGATGATTGCCTTCCTCTATGTGATCGGTGCTTTGGTACTTGCGGTCTTCTTCTATGTTATAACGATTCAAAAGACAAGTCAGTTTGGTATTCTAAAAGCGATGGGAACCAAGACGGCATACTTGGCAAGAAGTGTTGTTGGACAAGTACTTATTTTATCCATTATAAGTTTAAGTTTAAGTCTATTGTTGACTTGGGGTGTTAATTCAGTCCTTCCTGAGTCCATGCCATTCCAGATGAATCTATCTACAGCTTTATCTACAAGTGGTCTATTTGTGGGTATGTCTTTATTAGGATCACTGATATCAGTAACTCAGGTTGCTAAAGTAGATGCATTAGAAGCTATTGGGAGGGTTGGAGCATGA
- the trpA gene encoding tryptophan synthase subunit alpha produces MSVITSNLLDETFVRLQEAGRTAFIPFITVGDPDPDTTVDIIVALEQAGADIVELGVPYSDPLADGPVIQRASERALVRKITIETCFKVAGEARARGVNMPFVLFTYYNPVLQMGLEQFFSSMQQAGISGLIIPDLPVEESGEVLALADATGVRLVPLVAPTSEDRIAVILSKARGFIYCVSSLGVTGERATFHEGLESFIKSVKELSDLPVAIGFGISSAEQVREFSKICDGVVVGSAIVRKIEESIPLLQNEHTKEEGLLQIHDFVRLLKS; encoded by the coding sequence ATGAGCGTGATAACCTCGAACTTGTTGGATGAAACGTTTGTACGTCTTCAAGAAGCAGGGAGAACGGCATTCATTCCATTTATTACAGTAGGTGATCCCGATCCCGACACGACGGTAGATATTATCGTAGCTTTGGAACAAGCAGGCGCTGATATTGTTGAATTGGGTGTACCATACTCAGATCCACTTGCCGATGGTCCAGTGATTCAGCGGGCTTCAGAACGTGCTCTGGTTCGTAAGATTACAATAGAGACCTGCTTCAAGGTTGCAGGTGAGGCCCGAGCCCGTGGTGTAAATATGCCATTTGTATTATTCACTTATTATAATCCTGTCCTACAGATGGGATTAGAACAGTTTTTCTCCTCCATGCAGCAAGCAGGTATTAGTGGTCTAATTATTCCTGATCTGCCAGTGGAGGAATCAGGAGAAGTACTTGCGCTAGCTGATGCAACAGGTGTCAGACTTGTTCCGTTGGTTGCCCCAACATCTGAAGATCGTATTGCTGTCATATTATCCAAAGCTCGTGGATTTATATATTGTGTATCCTCGCTGGGAGTCACGGGAGAGAGAGCTACTTTCCATGAAGGGCTTGAGTCATTTATCAAGTCCGTCAAAGAACTTAGTGATTTGCCCGTTGCGATTGGCTTTGGTATATCAAGTGCTGAACAGGTTAGGGAGTTCTCAAAAATTTGTGATGGCGTTGTTGTCGGGAGCGCGATTGTACGTAAAATAGAAGAAAGTATTCCTTTGCTGCAAAATGAGCACACCAAAGAAGAAGGCTTGTTGCAAATTCACGATTTTGTGAGATTATTAAAATCATAA
- a CDS encoding ABC transporter ATP-binding protein translates to MSAKLIMNQVTKTFGDGDLNVSILNQLNLEVNEGEFIAVLGPSGSGKSTFLSTAGALLSPTSGEIVLDGESLTGKSKQELTSIRLHKIGFMFQSANLLPYLKVQEQLLYVASLTGMHAKEAKDRAAQLLKRLDIWDRRNYYPEKLSGGEKQRVAIARAWMNNPAILLADEPTASLDFKRGRQVVQMIADEVKAEGKSAVMVTHDERMLEWCDRVLHLKDGVLV, encoded by the coding sequence ATGAGTGCAAAACTAATCATGAATCAAGTCACAAAGACTTTTGGTGATGGGGATTTAAACGTCTCTATCCTTAATCAACTAAATCTTGAGGTTAATGAAGGAGAATTTATCGCGGTTCTTGGTCCATCCGGATCGGGTAAAAGTACATTCCTATCAACCGCAGGGGCGTTGCTGAGTCCAACAAGCGGAGAGATTGTTCTAGACGGAGAATCACTGACGGGAAAGAGTAAACAGGAACTTACATCGATCCGCTTGCACAAAATTGGATTTATGTTTCAAAGTGCCAATTTACTTCCGTATTTAAAAGTGCAGGAACAACTGTTATACGTTGCTAGTCTAACGGGGATGCACGCCAAGGAAGCGAAAGATCGGGCGGCTCAGTTGCTGAAACGGCTGGATATATGGGACCGTCGCAATTATTATCCTGAGAAGTTATCTGGTGGGGAGAAACAACGTGTGGCGATCGCACGGGCATGGATGAACAATCCAGCGATTCTACTCGCCGATGAGCCAACAGCAAGTTTGGATTTTAAGCGGGGTAGACAAGTGGTGCAAATGATAGCTGATGAAGTGAAGGCAGAAGGTAAATCTGCTGTCATGGTCACACATGACGAACGAATGTTGGAGTGGTGTGATCGTGTGTTACACTTGAAGGATGGCGTGTTAGTATAA
- the hisC gene encoding histidinol-phosphate transaminase → MLAKPQIVNLPVYQPGKPIEEVKRELGLDEVIKLASNENPYGCSPQVRAAIEAEFAQISLYPDGSAAELTEVLAGHLGVNRDQIIFGCGSDEIIALITRAFFVPGDETIMAYQTFSVYKSNADIEGAISIEVPLRDGTHDLDAMRSEITDKTKIIWICNPNNPTGTIVSDNALTTFLDSVPEGVLVVLDEAYAEFVTDDTYTDGISLLSKYPNVIVLRTFSKIYGLASLRIGYGVGQPEIIQLINRVREPFNTTRIAQAAGKAAIADGEFIADCRAKNRNGIEYLYEQFDQLGLSYFPAHGNFILVDVQTSATNLFQELLQLGIIVRAGFSKYPNYIRVSVGTADQNAKFIAALKQVLNKKEAHV, encoded by the coding sequence ATGTTGGCTAAACCCCAAATCGTAAATCTTCCGGTATACCAACCCGGTAAACCGATTGAAGAAGTGAAGAGAGAGCTTGGTTTGGATGAGGTTATTAAGCTTGCTTCTAATGAGAACCCTTATGGTTGTTCACCCCAAGTACGCGCAGCTATTGAAGCGGAATTTGCACAAATCAGTCTTTATCCAGACGGTAGTGCCGCTGAACTGACTGAGGTATTAGCAGGTCATCTTGGAGTGAACCGAGACCAAATTATTTTTGGATGTGGATCGGATGAGATTATTGCTCTGATTACTCGGGCTTTCTTCGTTCCCGGGGATGAGACGATCATGGCATATCAGACGTTCTCTGTGTATAAGTCTAATGCTGATATTGAGGGCGCTATTAGTATCGAAGTTCCGTTACGTGATGGAACTCATGATTTAGATGCAATGCGAAGTGAAATTACCGATAAAACGAAGATTATATGGATATGTAATCCTAATAATCCTACAGGTACCATTGTTTCTGATAACGCTTTGACCACTTTCCTAGATTCCGTACCAGAAGGTGTCCTGGTAGTTCTGGATGAAGCCTATGCTGAGTTTGTAACAGACGATACTTATACTGATGGAATTAGTCTCTTGAGTAAATACCCCAATGTGATCGTTCTACGGACGTTCTCCAAAATATATGGTCTTGCTTCCCTCCGAATTGGATACGGTGTAGGACAACCGGAAATTATCCAGTTGATCAACCGGGTACGTGAACCATTTAATACAACGAGAATTGCACAAGCTGCAGGGAAGGCTGCCATCGCTGATGGAGAGTTTATCGCGGATTGTCGGGCAAAAAATCGTAATGGTATTGAATATTTATATGAGCAATTTGATCAATTGGGCCTTTCGTATTTCCCAGCACACGGTAACTTTATCTTGGTGGATGTACAGACATCGGCAACGAATTTGTTTCAGGAGCTATTACAGCTTGGTATCATTGTCCGTGCAGGCTTTTCGAAGTACCCTAATTACATTAGAGTCTCTGTTGGTACCGCTGATCAGAACGCAAAGTTCATTGCAGCATTGAAACAAGTGCTAAATAAGAAAGAAGCACATGTATAA
- a CDS encoding response regulator transcription factor yields the protein MKNLLIADDDPHIRTLLRHVLTNEGYFVLEAKDGKEAIDKMKETTVDLAILDVMMPHIDGLELCQYIRENYDIPIILLTARQQLSDKEQGYLRGTDDYLTKPFEPDELLFRIRALFRRYSVAFEDKIRLKELVIDRKNYEVTDGKDILLLPAKEFELLAQLAQFPGRLFSRSELIELVWGFDYEGDERTVDVHIKRLRGRFADYEDSFIIRTVRGVGYKMELVNT from the coding sequence GTGAAAAATTTATTAATTGCAGACGATGATCCACATATTCGTACCTTATTAAGACATGTATTAACGAATGAAGGTTATTTTGTCCTGGAAGCGAAGGATGGTAAAGAAGCTATAGATAAAATGAAAGAGACCACGGTTGATCTGGCCATTCTTGATGTGATGATGCCACATATCGATGGCTTGGAGCTCTGCCAATATATTCGCGAAAATTACGATATTCCGATTATTTTACTGACGGCACGGCAGCAACTAAGTGATAAGGAACAAGGGTATTTGCGTGGAACAGATGACTACTTAACCAAACCTTTTGAACCTGATGAGTTGTTATTCAGGATTCGAGCTTTATTTCGCCGATATTCCGTCGCTTTTGAAGACAAAATCAGGTTGAAAGAGCTTGTGATCGATCGTAAAAATTATGAAGTTACAGACGGTAAAGATATTCTATTACTCCCTGCCAAAGAGTTCGAATTACTGGCTCAATTAGCTCAGTTTCCTGGTCGGTTATTTTCAAGAAGTGAATTGATTGAGCTGGTGTGGGGATTTGATTATGAAGGTGATGAACGTACGGTGGATGTACACATCAAAAGATTGCGGGGAAGATTCGCAGATTACGAGGACAGCTTCATTATTCGTACCGTTAGAGGTGTTGGATACAAAATGGAGCTGGTGAATACATGA
- the kdpA gene encoding potassium-transporting ATPase subunit KdpA, with product MGILQIVAVIVILMLLVKPMGTYLYHVFSNEPNRTDKGFARIEKGIYALIGLKKRDRMSWKKYAISFILTNIVLVAFSYIFLRLQRGLPLNPNGIGDMEQTLSFNTVISFMTNTNLQHYSGETGLSYFSQMAVITMMMFTSAASGFAVAVAFVRGITGQKSVGNFFEDFVKAHIRVFIPLALLVTLTLVALHVPQTLKSTLEVTTLEGQTQQIAIGPVASLESIKHLGTNGGGFFGANSSHPFENPNPLTNVLEMLSMWVLPASLPYMFGLFAKNKRQGWVIFSAMMTLFVLFLSLNYYAESHGNPAINAMGINASQGSMEGKEVRFGIPQSSLFTTVTTAATTGSVNNMHDTQTPLGGITPLALMMLNNVFGGKGVGLINMLMYAILGVFLCGLMVGRTPEFLGRKIEAREMKLIAIAILVHPLIILVPTAGAFLTDLGKGAITNPGFHGLSQVLYEYVSSAANNGSGFEGLADNTSFWNITTGIVMLVGRYISMIAMMAVAGSLLRKKPVPETMGTFRTDNRLFTGILIVTVLIIGALTFLPVIVLGPIAEYLTLR from the coding sequence ATGGGCATTTTGCAAATTGTAGCTGTTATCGTAATCCTAATGCTGCTGGTTAAACCAATGGGTACTTATTTATATCATGTGTTCTCCAATGAACCGAATCGTACGGACAAAGGGTTTGCTCGAATTGAAAAAGGCATTTATGCCTTGATTGGCTTAAAAAAACGGGACCGAATGTCCTGGAAGAAATATGCGATAAGCTTTATTTTGACGAATATCGTTCTAGTGGCTTTCAGTTATATATTCCTTAGATTACAGCGGGGGCTCCCGCTTAACCCTAACGGAATTGGGGATATGGAGCAGACACTTAGCTTTAATACGGTAATCAGCTTTATGACTAATACGAATCTGCAGCATTATAGCGGGGAAACAGGGCTTTCCTATTTCTCGCAAATGGCAGTTATTACGATGATGATGTTCACCTCGGCGGCTAGCGGATTTGCGGTTGCAGTCGCTTTTGTTAGAGGGATTACCGGTCAAAAGTCGGTGGGTAACTTCTTCGAGGATTTCGTTAAAGCACATATCCGTGTGTTCATTCCATTAGCGTTGCTAGTTACTCTAACACTGGTTGCATTACATGTACCACAGACACTGAAGTCGACGCTCGAGGTCACTACGCTCGAGGGGCAAACCCAGCAAATTGCCATCGGCCCTGTTGCTTCACTGGAATCCATTAAGCATTTGGGTACGAACGGTGGAGGTTTCTTTGGTGCTAATTCGTCGCATCCATTTGAGAATCCGAACCCGCTCACTAACGTGTTGGAAATGTTATCGATGTGGGTGCTACCAGCATCCCTCCCATATATGTTTGGTCTGTTCGCTAAGAACAAACGTCAAGGTTGGGTAATTTTCTCCGCCATGATGACGTTGTTTGTCCTGTTTCTCTCATTGAACTACTATGCTGAAAGCCATGGGAATCCGGCGATCAATGCCATGGGGATCAATGCTTCACAGGGGAGTATGGAAGGTAAGGAGGTCCGTTTTGGCATACCACAATCCTCACTGTTCACCACGGTAACAACGGCAGCTACCACGGGGAGTGTAAATAACATGCATGATACCCAGACTCCATTAGGCGGAATTACCCCGCTAGCGTTGATGATGCTAAACAATGTATTTGGAGGTAAGGGTGTTGGGTTAATCAATATGCTGATGTATGCCATCTTGGGCGTATTCCTCTGTGGTCTAATGGTTGGTCGGACACCCGAATTTCTTGGTCGAAAGATTGAGGCGAGGGAGATGAAGCTGATTGCGATCGCGATCTTGGTACACCCTCTAATTATTCTCGTACCAACGGCTGGAGCCTTCCTGACCGATCTCGGCAAAGGTGCGATTACGAATCCCGGCTTTCATGGGTTATCGCAGGTATTGTACGAATATGTGTCTTCCGCGGCTAATAACGGCTCGGGATTTGAAGGACTTGCTGACAATACATCCTTCTGGAATATTACGACAGGGATCGTCATGCTAGTAGGCCGCTATATATCGATGATCGCTATGATGGCGGTAGCTGGTTCACTGCTTCGCAAGAAGCCGGTTCCAGAGACAATGGGTACCTTCCGTACAGATAATCGCCTTTTTACCGGCATTCTGATCGTTACGGTGCTGATTATCGGTGCGCTGACCTTTTTGCCGGTCATTGTGCTCGGTCCAATTGCAGAATATTTGACCTTACGGTAG
- a CDS encoding prephenate dehydrogenase produces MTTKVAIFGVGLIGGSLALCLKGKPGITVIGHSHRPESMTRIMERGVVDAATLSMEEAACDADFIFLCVPVGNLESYLKQLTQLPLKQGCIITDVGSTKAAVASCAQGFSHPGVHFIGGHPMAGSERSGVDAATSLLFENAFYVLTPSPEVPEEAYVRLEQLLTYTRAQIVRVEPMLHDEIVGAISHLPHIIAVALVNQVRDYNENNELYRMLAAGGFRDITRIASSDPIIWRDILLSNRDVLLSLLRDWNQEVGGFISMLEGMDGPGIEKAFEKANLFRSELPERRKGAITSLFDIYIDVPDHPGIIGQIATELGVRKINLSNIQIIESREDVPGVMRLSFRNEGEMERAKEHLQTLGYTVHM; encoded by the coding sequence ATGACAACAAAAGTCGCAATATTTGGAGTAGGATTGATCGGTGGTTCATTGGCACTATGTCTGAAGGGAAAGCCTGGCATTACGGTAATCGGACATAGCCATAGACCTGAATCCATGACAAGAATTATGGAGCGCGGCGTCGTAGATGCCGCGACTCTTTCTATGGAAGAAGCGGCATGTGATGCCGATTTTATTTTTTTATGTGTACCTGTGGGTAATCTAGAGTCTTACCTAAAGCAGTTAACTCAGCTTCCGTTGAAGCAAGGATGTATTATTACAGATGTAGGTAGTACAAAGGCAGCAGTGGCTTCCTGTGCTCAAGGTTTCTCCCATCCCGGTGTCCATTTCATCGGCGGCCATCCAATGGCTGGTTCAGAGCGTTCTGGCGTAGATGCTGCTACTTCATTGTTATTTGAGAATGCCTTCTACGTATTAACACCGTCTCCAGAAGTACCTGAAGAGGCTTATGTTCGGTTGGAGCAACTACTGACGTATACAAGAGCACAAATCGTCAGAGTCGAGCCGATGCTTCACGACGAAATCGTTGGCGCTATTAGCCATTTACCACATATTATCGCGGTAGCCTTAGTTAATCAGGTTCGCGATTACAACGAGAACAATGAACTTTACCGTATGTTAGCTGCGGGGGGGTTCCGGGATATTACTCGTATCGCCTCAAGTGATCCCATCATTTGGCGGGATATTCTTCTTAGTAACCGTGATGTGTTGTTATCATTACTGCGAGATTGGAATCAGGAAGTTGGCGGATTTATCTCTATGCTAGAAGGAATGGATGGTCCTGGAATCGAAAAGGCGTTTGAAAAAGCAAATCTGTTCCGCAGTGAACTTCCTGAACGACGTAAGGGTGCTATAACATCGCTCTTTGATATTTATATTGATGTTCCTGACCATCCTGGTATTATCGGCCAAATTGCAACCGAACTGGGTGTTCGTAAGATTAACCTAAGTAACATTCAGATCATTGAGAGCCGGGAAGATGTACCTGGTGTTATGCGTCTATCCTTCAGAAATGAAGGCGAGATGGAGAGGGCCAAAGAGCATCTTCAGACTCTTGGATATACGGTTCATATGTAA
- the kdpF gene encoding K(+)-transporting ATPase subunit F, with protein MILIIAVTVLLFMYLVYALIYPEKF; from the coding sequence GTGATTCTGATCATAGCTGTTACCGTTCTATTGTTCATGTATCTAGTATATGCCCTGATCTATCCGGAGAAATTTTAA
- a CDS encoding sensor histidine kinase: MKSLYARMCILFCSMIVVSFLLGFLLSNGYYHVKIKPQNDDKLTQMALNLQKFSEEHPNSIDEYLSNAASLGYRIYLTDNKGDERFFGNPFKSYNLKQEQLQHVLDGNIFHGVAEYKANLFITGFFDSEIENAIGVPVQIDNRTYAMFMRPDANVQFGELRVFFALLLGAAVLFSLLFLMISTLHIVRPITRLTKATQDIAKGKYNLKVQTRRRDEIGQLAEHFTIMSQELERTERARQEFVANVSHEIESPLTSIQGFATTLKDHSIAQDQRVHYLSIIEEESRRLSLLSKQLLTLSTLDYDSNALHVKRFNLRTQIRQVAQIMEWKLTDKELFLKLSVPDIYLYADEDLVHQVWMNLITNAIKHTPAGGKVTISAEVQGEQCIISVSDTGEGIAEEDLPNIFDRFYKADRVRTRETNGTGLGLSIVQKIVKVHKGSIQVTSKVGEGTIFKVILPYKR; the protein is encoded by the coding sequence ATGAAGTCGTTATATGCACGGATGTGTATTCTTTTTTGCTCCATGATCGTGGTGAGCTTTCTGCTCGGATTTTTGTTATCGAATGGCTATTATCATGTAAAGATCAAACCTCAAAATGATGATAAATTAACGCAAATGGCCTTAAATCTTCAGAAATTCAGTGAAGAGCATCCTAATTCTATCGATGAATATCTCAGTAATGCTGCTTCGTTAGGATATCGAATATATTTAACCGATAATAAGGGGGACGAGCGCTTTTTCGGTAATCCCTTTAAAAGCTATAATTTGAAACAAGAGCAATTACAGCATGTATTGGACGGAAATATATTTCATGGCGTTGCTGAGTATAAAGCGAATTTGTTTATTACAGGTTTTTTTGATAGTGAAATAGAAAATGCGATAGGTGTACCTGTTCAGATCGATAATAGAACTTATGCCATGTTTATGCGTCCTGATGCGAATGTACAGTTTGGTGAACTCAGGGTGTTCTTCGCGCTTTTGTTAGGAGCGGCAGTATTATTCAGTTTGCTCTTCTTGATGATTAGCACACTTCATATCGTTAGACCGATTACACGTCTTACTAAAGCTACCCAAGATATTGCCAAGGGGAAGTATAACCTGAAAGTGCAAACACGCAGACGTGATGAGATAGGGCAATTAGCGGAACACTTTACAATTATGAGTCAAGAACTAGAGCGGACTGAAAGGGCGAGACAGGAGTTTGTTGCTAACGTGTCGCATGAAATTGAATCTCCACTCACCTCAATTCAGGGTTTTGCTACAACCCTAAAGGATCATTCTATAGCACAGGACCAAAGGGTCCATTACCTTTCGATCATAGAGGAGGAGAGCAGACGTTTATCGTTACTCAGCAAACAATTACTCACTTTATCGACATTGGATTATGATTCTAATGCATTGCATGTGAAGAGATTTAATTTACGTACGCAGATTCGTCAAGTCGCTCAAATTATGGAGTGGAAGCTTACGGATAAAGAATTATTTCTGAAATTAAGTGTGCCAGATATATATCTTTATGCGGATGAAGATTTAGTACATCAGGTATGGATGAATCTTATAACGAATGCAATCAAACATACACCAGCAGGCGGTAAGGTAACGATTTCAGCAGAGGTTCAAGGGGAGCAATGCATCATTTCCGTATCTGATACAGGTGAGGGCATTGCAGAAGAGGACTTGCCGAACATTTTTGATCGATTCTATAAAGCGGATCGGGTGCGCACCCGTGAAACTAACGGTACAGGGCTTGGGTTATCCATTGTGCAAAAAATTGTTAAAGTTCATAAAGGGAGTATTCAAGTCACAAGCAAGGTAGGGGAAGGGACCATCTTTAAGGTCATTTTACCTTATAAAAGGTAA